The genomic DNA GGGGTCGCGGTTTGATGATCGGTTTCGATCTGGATCATGATAGCTATGCGCTGCGCTCCAAACTCCTGCATCAGCATCAGATCATAACCGGGAGTTCACGACTCAAGGAAACGGTCCGCATCCTGCCGCCGCTTTCCATTCAAAAATTCGAGTGTGAACGCTTTTTGGAACAGCTTGCTTTGGCTTTGAGGTCCACATGATGAATCAATTTTTCAGTGCCGATGATGTCAGCGATTTTTCCAGCCTGATGGAAGATGCGCTTGCTTTGAAACAACATCCCTTTGCCTTTTCCGATCTGGGCAAGGGTAAAACCCTGGGGCTGGTCTTCTTCAACCCCAGTCTGCGCACGCGTCTTTCCTCGCAGAAAGCCGCGCATCACCTCGGCCTGCATGTCCTGAGCATCAACGTCAACCAGGAAGGTTGGGTGATCGAGACGCAGGACGGAGTCGTGATGGATGGAGTCGCAGGTGAGCACATCAAGGAAGCGGCCGGGGTTCTGGGCCAGTACTGCGATATCATCGGGATTCGCTGCTTTCCGAGTCTGAAGGACCGCGAGACCGACTATCGCGAGGAAGTCCTGCATAAGTTCGCGCGTTACAGCCAAAGGCCCATCATCAGTCTGGAATCCGCAACGGGTCATCCTTTGCAGGGTTTCGCCGATGTCATGACCATTATCGAACGCCAGCGTCGGCCGAAGCCGAAGGTGGTTTTAACCTGGGCCCCGCAGGTGAAGGCCCTGCCTCAGGCTGTGCCGAATTCCTTTGCGCAGTGGACTTTGAAGGCCGGATTTGATCTGACCATCGTGCATCCCAAAGGCTATGAACTGGATGAACGCTTCACCCGCGGCGCCACGATCCTGCATGATCAGGATGAAGCGCTGGCCGGCGCGGATTTTGTGTATGCGAAGAACTGGTCGTCCTATCAGCAGTACGGTCAGATCCTTTGCGAGGATCGCAGCTGGACGATCACCGAAGAGAAGATGCAGAAAACCAATCAGGGTTACTTCATGCACTGCCTCCCCGTGCGCCGGAATCTGAAGGTGACGGATGCAGTTCTGGATAGTCCACGTTCTTTGGTTTTGCAGCAGGCCCATAACCGTATCTTCGCGGCCCAGGCCGTGATGAAACGCATGCTTGAATCCATGTGAGGCGTTCCCATGGAAAAACTTTCCATCTTTAAAATCGGCGGCAAAATGCTTGATGACGCCGCCGAGCTTGAGACATTTTTGCAGGGTTTTTCCCGTATTTCCGGCAAAAAAATGCTGGTGCACGGCGGCGGGATCTTTGCCGATGACCTTGCCAAAAAACTTGACATCCCCATCACGATGCACGAAGGCCGGCGCATCACGAGCGCGCCCATGCGGGATCTTGTGACCATGGTCTATGGCGGGCTTTTGAATAAGCAGGTGGTCGGTCGTCTGCAGGCGCTCGGCTGTGATGCGATCGGACTCTCCGGGGCGGATGGAGCGGTTTTGAAGGCCAAACGCCGGAAACCGGAGCCCATTGATTATGGTTATGTCGGTGACATCGTCGAGGTTCGCAAGGATCTTCTGGAGCTCTTTTTGAATCAAGGGATGACGCCGGTGCTGGCGCCTTTGAGCTGGGAAGAGAACGGCGAGATCCTGAACAGCAACGCCGATGGTGTGGCCTGCAAGATCACCGAGGCCTTTGCCGGTGTGTACGAGACCTGTCTCTTCTATTGCTTCGATAAGCCGGGTGTCTTGCTCGACATCAATAATCCCGATTCGCTTTTGGGTTCGCTCGATCGTCCCGCTTATGAAAATCTGCGGAAGCAGAAGCTCGTGAAGGATGGCATGCTGCCGAAACTTGATAGCTGTTTTCGAGCAAGGACGCTGGGCGCGCATCAGGTGCTCCTGTCGACGCCGGGCAACAGCCTGAAGTTTGCAGCTGGTGAGCCTTACGTAGGTACTCTTATACAGTGACCCTGGAATGGGCGTCGCCATCGAAAATGCTTAATTAAATAGGATTATGCATTCTTACCAAAGCGTTTCATATCAAAGCTTTCTGCTGGAAATTCCGGACCTCTGCGGGTAAATCAGAGGCTCCAGGAATTACCGATGGGGAAAGCTCATGTTCAAACTGCATTTCAAGAAGATTGCTCTGATTCTGTCACTCGGTGGCATGACCGGCACGGGTCATGCGTTGGAATACTGCCGCGCGGTGGCGAGCAATGAAGAAGGCTACGGGCCTATCGTGCTGCGTGAAGGCCAGCCTCTGCGTCAGAGCAAGGAAGGTGGATCCCAGTACTGTGTGGCCACCCGTAGCTGCCAGGAGGCGCTGAATGGCGAAGGCTATGGCCATCCCTTTTGGTCGTCCAGCAAGCTCTATCGCAAAGTGGATCAGGACTGGTCGAACAGCAACGCCAGCAACTGGTGCCTTGTACATTCCAGCCTGGATAAGCCGGAGCTGGA from Oligoflexus sp. includes the following:
- the argB gene encoding acetylglutamate kinase; translation: MEKLSIFKIGGKMLDDAAELETFLQGFSRISGKKMLVHGGGIFADDLAKKLDIPITMHEGRRITSAPMRDLVTMVYGGLLNKQVVGRLQALGCDAIGLSGADGAVLKAKRRKPEPIDYGYVGDIVEVRKDLLELFLNQGMTPVLAPLSWEENGEILNSNADGVACKITEAFAGVYETCLFYCFDKPGVLLDINNPDSLLGSLDRPAYENLRKQKLVKDGMLPKLDSCFRARTLGAHQVLLSTPGNSLKFAAGEPYVGTLIQ
- a CDS encoding N-acetylornithine carbamoyltransferase; protein product: MNQFFSADDVSDFSSLMEDALALKQHPFAFSDLGKGKTLGLVFFNPSLRTRLSSQKAAHHLGLHVLSINVNQEGWVIETQDGVVMDGVAGEHIKEAAGVLGQYCDIIGIRCFPSLKDRETDYREEVLHKFARYSQRPIISLESATGHPLQGFADVMTIIERQRRPKPKVVLTWAPQVKALPQAVPNSFAQWTLKAGFDLTIVHPKGYELDERFTRGATILHDQDEALAGADFVYAKNWSSYQQYGQILCEDRSWTITEEKMQKTNQGYFMHCLPVRRNLKVTDAVLDSPRSLVLQQAHNRIFAAQAVMKRMLESM